The proteins below come from a single Faecalibaculum rodentium genomic window:
- the trpA gene encoding tryptophan synthase subunit alpha: MTEFNQGASRLQEAFSRGKAFIPFITCGDPDLETTKACIREMAAAGAGVIELGVPFSDPTAEGPVIQAASERALKAGVTPRAVLNMARDLREEGIQVPFVIMTYANVPFAFGADAFMEACAQCGIDGLILPDVPFEEKEEFQSVCDAHGVALISLVAPTSRERITMIAREAAGFIYLVSSLGVTGTRTEIRTDLDAIVAQIREQTDVPVAIGFGVSSPKQARQMAQSADGVIVGSAIVKLVGRHGIKAAGPVGAFVREMVEAVRPAGRTA, from the coding sequence ATGACTGAATTCAATCAGGGAGCGAGCCGGCTGCAGGAGGCTTTCAGCCGCGGCAAGGCCTTCATTCCCTTCATCACCTGCGGCGATCCGGATCTGGAAACCACAAAAGCGTGCATCCGGGAAATGGCGGCCGCGGGAGCCGGTGTCATTGAACTGGGTGTGCCGTTCTCAGATCCCACGGCAGAAGGACCCGTGATTCAGGCAGCGAGTGAGCGGGCCCTGAAAGCCGGCGTCACACCCCGGGCGGTGCTGAACATGGCCCGGGACCTGCGGGAAGAAGGCATCCAGGTGCCATTTGTGATCATGACCTATGCCAATGTGCCCTTTGCCTTCGGTGCCGATGCCTTCATGGAAGCCTGCGCGCAATGCGGGATCGACGGCCTGATCCTGCCGGATGTCCCCTTTGAGGAGAAAGAGGAGTTTCAGTCTGTGTGCGATGCGCATGGAGTGGCTCTGATTTCCCTCGTTGCCCCGACCTCCCGGGAACGGATCACCATGATTGCCCGGGAAGCCGCGGGATTCATTTACCTGGTCAGCAGCCTGGGCGTCACCGGTACCCGGACCGAGATCCGGACGGATCTGGATGCCATTGTGGCGCAGATCCGAGAACAGACCGATGTGCCTGTGGCGATCGGGTTCGGTGTGTCCAGTCCAAAACAGGCCCGGCAGATGGCGCAGTCTGCCGATGGTGTCATTGTGGGGTCGGCGATCGTAAAGCTTGTGGGCCGGCATGGGATCAAAGCCGCCGGACCGGTTGGAGCCTTTGTCCGCGAGATGGTGGAGGCTGTCCGTCCGGCGGGAAGGACAGCCTGA
- a CDS encoding SDR family NAD(P)-dependent oxidoreductase, with the protein MNLENKTALVTASTRGIGLAIVQRFAKEGATVYMAARRMEYAQQLADEMNKAGGKVKVVHFDAYDDSCYQSMVDTVMQQEGHLDILVNNFGTSNPREDRTMEDTDWDVFRDTLDVDLKSVFLGTKAAIGAMKTPGGSIINISSIAATTPDISQVAYGTSKAAIDQMTKLTAVQAGQYNIRCNAVLPGMTATDAVKDNLSDAFRDIFLKQTPLKRMAKPEEIAAAAAYFASDDAAFVTGQILEVAGGFGLGTPVYGDLMAAGTKR; encoded by the coding sequence ATGAACCTTGAAAACAAAACAGCGCTGGTGACCGCCAGTACAAGAGGAATCGGTCTGGCAATCGTGCAGCGCTTCGCAAAAGAAGGAGCCACAGTGTATATGGCTGCCCGGCGGATGGAGTACGCCCAGCAGCTGGCAGACGAAATGAATAAAGCCGGCGGCAAGGTGAAGGTGGTGCACTTTGATGCCTATGATGACAGCTGCTATCAGTCCATGGTGGATACCGTGATGCAGCAGGAAGGGCACCTGGATATTCTGGTGAACAATTTCGGCACTTCAAATCCCAGAGAGGACAGAACAATGGAGGACACAGACTGGGATGTGTTCCGGGATACCCTGGATGTGGATCTGAAAAGTGTGTTTCTGGGAACCAAGGCAGCCATTGGTGCCATGAAGACGCCGGGCGGTTCCATCATCAACATTTCGTCCATTGCAGCCACGACACCGGATATTTCCCAGGTGGCATATGGGACCTCCAAGGCAGCGATCGACCAGATGACGAAACTGACAGCGGTGCAGGCAGGACAGTACAATATCCGGTGCAATGCGGTGCTGCCGGGGATGACAGCCACGGATGCGGTGAAGGATAACCTGAGTGATGCCTTCCGGGACATTTTCCTGAAGCAGACCCCGCTGAAGCGGATGGCAAAGCCGGAGGAGATTGCGGCTGCTGCAGCGTATTTTGCCAGTGACGATGCCGCCTTTGTCACGGGGCAGATTCTTGAAGTGGCCGGCGGATTCGGTCTGGGCACACCAGTATACGGGGATCTGATGGCTGCGGGAACGAAGCGGTAG
- a CDS encoding sulfite exporter TauE/SafE family protein: MNWWIILAVTFFAGMGAGLGTGFAGMSAAAVISPMLITFLGMEPYTAVGVALASDVLASAVSAWTYGKNGNLDIRNALVMLAAVLVFTMTGSWVSSVVPGAAMGGFSVFMTFLLGIRFIVRPVMVTAGTQGDLDRSTRIRQSLIWGALIGFVCGFVGAGGGMMMLLVLTGFLGYSLKMAVGTSVFVMTFTALTGALSHFAIGGLPDWTILTLCVFFTLLWARIAAVFANKADPKTLNRAVGVVLVVLGIVILGFQFLE, translated from the coding sequence ATGAACTGGTGGATCATTCTGGCTGTGACCTTTTTTGCCGGCATGGGGGCTGGTCTGGGTACCGGTTTTGCCGGCATGAGTGCCGCGGCAGTGATTTCTCCCATGCTCATCACGTTTCTGGGCATGGAACCTTATACGGCGGTAGGAGTGGCGCTGGCCAGTGATGTCCTGGCAAGTGCTGTCTCCGCCTGGACGTACGGGAAGAACGGAAACCTGGATATCCGGAATGCGCTGGTCATGCTGGCAGCCGTTCTTGTCTTCACCATGACCGGATCCTGGGTCTCCAGCGTGGTGCCCGGGGCTGCAATGGGCGGCTTCTCGGTCTTCATGACCTTTCTTCTGGGAATCAGGTTCATCGTCAGACCTGTCATGGTCACTGCCGGCACTCAGGGAGATCTGGACCGGAGTACCCGGATCCGCCAGTCGCTGATCTGGGGAGCGCTCATAGGTTTTGTCTGCGGTTTTGTGGGAGCCGGAGGCGGCATGATGATGCTTCTGGTCCTGACCGGTTTCCTGGGGTATTCACTAAAAATGGCGGTGGGGACCAGCGTGTTTGTCATGACCTTTACCGCGCTGACAGGCGCGCTGTCGCACTTTGCCATTGGCGGCCTGCCGGATTGGACCATTCTCACCCTGTGTGTGTTCTTCACCCTTCTCTGGGCCCGGATCGCTGCCGTGTTTGCCAACAAAGCCGATCCGAAAACGCTCAACCGCGCTGTCGGCGTGGTTCTTGTGGTGCTGGGGATCGTGATCCTGGGGTTCCAGTTTCTGGAGTGA